A window of Paremcibacter congregatus contains these coding sequences:
- a CDS encoding efflux RND transporter permease subunit: MIHLSDTAARRPKVFMWMSGLLSALLIVLVVLPTLWPGSFGLLQPLRIDTDPENMLSEDEPVRVFHNRQKKDFALYDMVVVGVVNEDHPEGVFNQKSLNDIHALTEYAKSIQWQDEKGETQGVISVDLMAPSTVDNIEPGGPGVVKFEWLMKTPPLNEAEALANRAKAQNIPLLNGTIVSDDGKAVALYMPITAKNVSYNVVEKLKSKIAEFDGNDQYHITGLPVAQDTFGVEMFVQMAISAPLAMLLIFLLMWYFFKKVSLVVSPMIVAMVSVIGTMGLLVITGNTVHIMSSMIPIFIMPIAVLDAIHILSDFYDRYPQYRDRKQTLKHVMQELSKPMLFTTLTTAVGFGSLALTPIPPVQVFGVFVAIGVVMAWFFTITLIPAYIMLMPEERFADFGLDHSESDNNSLMARFLSSLGRLTYSGAKVIMILVFLLVGVAWVGVTKIVINDNPVKWFAPDHEIRVADRALNERFAGTYMAYLVLTGDQKELGLAGFSEKLIQDMTTSNLAPLQQLAPEVAGQTGQATDKEQLMSLLVQKVEDRLDKASDTDYDAWDKALSWVEGYLGRAETFKNPDVLRYMAGLQAYLQERGLVGKSNSLADVVKTVHRELFQGDPQAFRIPDSRGAVAETLITYQNSHRPQDLWHFVTPDYKKSNMWLQLKSGDNRDMAAVVDQVDRYFQDHPAPQGLTHDWFGLTYINVIWQDKMVSGMAEAFVGSFAIVLLMMTVLFRSLWWGILAMIPLAFTIGMIYGIIGLIGKDYDMPVAVLSALSLGLAVDYAIHFLARSREMRKKYPDWQTTAQAVFGEPARAITRNVIVVGVGFMPLLLAPLVPYQTVGVFISAILVLAGVASLTILPALIRIFESILFKEQKEKEVA; encoded by the coding sequence ATGATCCATCTGTCGGATACGGCGGCCCGCCGCCCAAAAGTTTTTATGTGGATGAGCGGCCTGTTGAGTGCGCTGTTGATTGTCCTGGTGGTTTTGCCGACACTCTGGCCCGGAAGCTTCGGGCTGCTGCAGCCGCTGCGGATTGATACGGACCCGGAAAACATGTTGTCGGAAGATGAACCGGTGCGGGTTTTTCATAACCGGCAGAAAAAAGACTTTGCCCTTTATGACATGGTGGTGGTCGGGGTGGTCAACGAAGACCATCCGGAAGGCGTGTTCAATCAAAAATCCCTGAATGACATCCACGCCCTGACGGAATATGCCAAATCCATTCAATGGCAGGACGAGAAAGGCGAAACCCAGGGGGTGATCTCGGTCGACCTGATGGCCCCTTCTACCGTCGATAATATCGAACCCGGCGGACCGGGGGTGGTGAAATTCGAATGGCTGATGAAAACCCCGCCTTTGAACGAGGCCGAGGCGCTGGCCAATCGGGCCAAGGCGCAGAATATACCTCTATTGAATGGCACCATCGTGTCGGACGATGGCAAGGCGGTGGCGCTCTATATGCCGATCACCGCCAAGAATGTCAGCTATAATGTGGTCGAGAAGCTCAAGTCAAAGATCGCCGAATTTGACGGTAATGACCAGTATCATATCACCGGTCTTCCGGTGGCGCAGGATACCTTCGGCGTGGAAATGTTTGTCCAGATGGCGATTTCCGCACCACTGGCGATGCTCCTGATTTTCCTGCTGATGTGGTACTTTTTTAAGAAAGTTTCGCTGGTTGTCTCCCCGATGATTGTCGCCATGGTTTCGGTGATTGGCACCATGGGGTTGCTGGTGATTACCGGCAATACGGTTCATATCATGAGCAGCATGATCCCGATTTTCATCATGCCGATCGCGGTGCTCGACGCCATCCATATCCTGAGCGATTTTTATGACCGCTATCCCCAGTATCGGGATCGGAAACAGACCCTGAAGCATGTGATGCAGGAATTATCCAAACCCATGCTTTTTACCACATTGACGACCGCAGTCGGCTTTGGTTCACTCGCCCTGACGCCGATCCCGCCGGTGCAGGTGTTTGGCGTATTTGTCGCCATCGGGGTGGTGATGGCCTGGTTTTTCACCATAACCCTGATCCCGGCCTATATCATGTTGATGCCGGAGGAGCGTTTCGCGGATTTTGGTCTGGATCACAGTGAATCGGATAATAACAGCCTCATGGCGCGCTTCCTGAGCAGCCTGGGACGGCTTACCTATAGCGGTGCAAAAGTGATTATGATCTTGGTTTTCCTGCTCGTCGGGGTGGCCTGGGTCGGGGTGACGAAGATTGTCATCAATGATAACCCGGTTAAATGGTTTGCACCGGATCATGAAATTCGCGTTGCCGACCGGGCGCTCAACGAACGCTTTGCCGGCACCTATATGGCCTATCTGGTTTTGACGGGCGATCAGAAAGAGCTCGGGCTTGCAGGGTTTTCAGAAAAACTCATTCAGGACATGACCACGTCAAATCTTGCTCCTTTACAGCAGTTGGCGCCGGAAGTTGCGGGCCAGACAGGCCAGGCGACCGATAAAGAACAGTTGATGTCGCTCCTTGTTCAGAAGGTGGAAGACAGGCTCGATAAGGCATCTGACACCGATTATGACGCCTGGGATAAGGCGCTCAGTTGGGTCGAGGGCTATCTCGGGAGGGCGGAAACCTTCAAGAACCCGGACGTCTTGCGTTATATGGCGGGATTGCAGGCCTATCTTCAGGAGCGTGGTCTTGTCGGAAAAAGCAACAGTCTGGCCGATGTGGTGAAAACCGTGCATCGCGAGCTGTTCCAGGGCGATCCGCAGGCCTTCCGCATCCCCGACAGCCGTGGCGCGGTGGCGGAAACCCTGATCACCTATCAGAACAGCCATCGGCCTCAGGATCTATGGCATTTCGTCACCCCGGATTATAAAAAATCCAATATGTGGCTGCAGCTGAAAAGCGGTGACAATCGGGATATGGCGGCCGTGGTGGATCAGGTGGATCGCTATTTTCAGGACCATCCGGCCCCGCAAGGACTGACCCATGACTGGTTTGGCCTGACCTATATCAACGTCATCTGGCAGGACAAGATGGTGTCCGGCATGGCGGAAGCCTTTGTCGGCAGTTTCGCAATTGTATTGCTGATGATGACTGTCCTGTTCCGGTCCCTGTGGTGGGGAATACTCGCCATGATCCCGCTGGCCTTCACCATTGGCATGATCTACGGCATCATCGGGCTGATCGGCAAGGATTATGATATGCCGGTGGCGGTGCTCTCGGCCTTGAGCCTGGGGCTGGCGGTGGATTACGCCATTCACTTTCTGGCCCGCAGTCGGGAAATGCGGAAAAAATATCCGGACTGGCAGACAACGGCGCAGGCGGTGTTTGGCGAACCGGCCCGGGCGATTACCCGTAATGTGATTGTGGTTGGTGTGGGCTTTATGCCCCTGCTTCTGGCGCCCCTGGTGCCTTATCAGACAGTCGGGGTGTTTATTTCCGCCATTCTGGTGCTGGCGGGGGTCGCGAGCCTGACCATCCTGCCGGCCCTGATCCGGATATTCGAAAGTATTTTGTTTAAAGAACAGAAAGAGAAGGAAGTGGCATGA
- a CDS encoding YgaP family membrane protein — MSVDRVVFAFAGVMIILSLALGLLVHVYWFALAGFVGLNMFQAAFTGFCPLAILLKKIGVKPGAAFE; from the coding sequence ATGAGTGTAGATCGTGTTGTATTTGCCTTCGCGGGCGTGATGATAATCCTGAGCCTGGCTTTGGGGCTTCTTGTCCATGTCTACTGGTTTGCGCTGGCGGGGTTCGTGGGACTTAATATGTTTCAGGCGGCCTTTACAGGTTTCTGTCCTTTGGCCATACTGCTGAAGAAAATTGGCGTCAAGCCCGGCGCAGCGTTTGAGTGA
- a CDS encoding YgaP family membrane protein produces MKMNVGLIDKVLRIIIGAVLTILAAAGIFTPWGWIGIIPLATGVIGWCPAYQILGLNTCPLTRNKEK; encoded by the coding sequence ATGAAAATGAATGTCGGACTAATAGATAAGGTGCTGCGCATCATTATCGGCGCTGTTCTGACGATTTTGGCGGCTGCCGGGATTTTCACGCCCTGGGGCTGGATCGGAATTATTCCACTGGCGACGGGGGTCATCGGCTGGTGTCCCGCCTATCAGATTTTAGGACTTAACACATGTCCTTTAACCAGAAATAAGGAGAAATAA
- a CDS encoding Crp/Fnr family transcriptional regulator, translating to MLEKIISHFPQLAHLSEDNKKILAQGLHYSKVPKGTTMFSEGSECRGYVMLLHGIVRVQKTSEDGREITLYRVEEGDSCIMTTTCLISDENYSAEGIAETDIEVAVVPPATFNLLLGQSDQFRSFVFETYAKRMSMLMMLVEEVVFKKLDKRLAHMLLESKHDLYTATHHDIATELGSVREVVSRQLKVFERQGLIELGRGVIHIRDRAGLAETAR from the coding sequence ATGCTAGAAAAAATCATCTCCCATTTCCCGCAATTGGCGCATCTGTCCGAGGACAACAAGAAAATCCTGGCGCAGGGATTGCACTATTCCAAGGTGCCCAAGGGTACGACCATGTTTTCCGAAGGCAGCGAATGCCGGGGTTATGTCATGCTGCTGCACGGTATTGTGCGGGTTCAGAAAACTTCGGAAGACGGGCGGGAAATAACGCTGTATCGGGTGGAAGAGGGGGACAGCTGTATCATGACGACCACTTGTCTGATATCGGATGAAAATTACAGTGCGGAGGGGATTGCCGAAACCGATATCGAAGTGGCGGTGGTACCCCCGGCGACCTTCAATCTGCTGCTGGGGCAATCTGATCAATTCCGCAGTTTTGTCTTTGAAACCTACGCCAAACGTATGTCAATGCTGATGATGCTGGTGGAAGAGGTGGTGTTTAAAAAGCTCGACAAGCGCCTGGCGCATATGCTGCTCGAGTCAAAACATGATCTCTACACCGCGACGCATCATGATATTGCCACCGAACTGGGATCCGTGCGGGAAGTGGTCAGCCGTCAGTTGAAGGTCTTTGAGCGCCAAGGCCTGATTGAACTCGGTCGGGGGGTTATTCATATTCGTGACCGGGCGGGACTGGCCGAGACGGCGCGTTAA